The following are encoded together in the Panicum virgatum strain AP13 chromosome 6K, P.virgatum_v5, whole genome shotgun sequence genome:
- the LOC120711471 gene encoding protein LSD1: MPVPLAPYPTPPVPFTPPNGAQSQLVCTGCRNLLMYPAGATSVCCAVCSTVTAVPAPGTEMAQLVCGGCHTLLMYIRGATSVQCSCCHTVNLAMEANQVAHVNCGNCRMLLMYQYGARSVKCAVCNFVTSVGASPGAEQKPSS; this comes from the exons ATGCCGGTTCCCCTTGCCCCGTATCCAACTCCTCCGGTGCCATTCACACCCCCCAatg GGGCCCAAAGCCAGCTTGTCTGCACCGGGTGCCGGAATCTTCTCATGTATCCAGCTGGTGCGACGTCTGTCTGCTGTGCAGTTTGCAGCACCGTCACCGCCGTGCCGGCTCCAG GAACTGAGATGGCACAGTTAGTTTGCGGAGGATGCCACACTCTCCTGATGTACATACGTGGGGCGACAAGTGTACAATGTTCTTGCTGCCACACTGTTAACCTTGCTATGGAAG CGAATCAAGTCGCGCATGTAAATTGCGGGAACTGCCGTATGCTGCTTATGTACCAGTATGGTGCTAGATCTGTGAAATGTGCAGTCTGCAATTTTGTGACATCAGTTGGG GCCTCACCTGGTGCAGAGCAGAAGCCCAGCAGCTGA